One segment of Variovorax sp. PAMC28562 DNA contains the following:
- a CDS encoding efflux RND transporter periplasmic adaptor subunit: protein MKKSNLITLSILGALVLVAVAAVAFYAGRSTGQGHEDAMPSTMAPTGSEGRKVLYWHDPMVPGPRFDKPGKSPFMDMQLVPMYADSAAGASGGGVSISPSVQQNLGIRLAKVRRADVSSSFDAIGAVQFDERLSVSVQSRVAGFVERLWVRAPMERVRKGQPLATLFAPEWLGPQNELLALQRTGVSPDLIAAARERMQAMSIPADLIRQSEKAGTAQARYVLTAPASGVVAELGVREGVAVTPGLTLFRIAGLEKVWAVAEIPETQAGRLKPGQKVKAVLQADASQSFEGELKEILPEVSTATRTLKARFEVDNAKGQLTPGMLLRLQVAGGSSTRIVVASEAVIRTGKRAVVIVRKDTGAFEPRDVSLGMDLGDDIEVLQGLSDGEQVVASGQFLIDSEARLRSVLGSMASPASATAAAPTASASTSSAASPATVAATHRGEGKVESVDSDGITISHGPVATLKWPAMTMGFAKPTPTAFPDIQPGDRIRFEFKEGGPTGYELESVERLQPASKP, encoded by the coding sequence ATGAAAAAATCAAACCTCATCACGCTGTCGATCCTCGGTGCCTTGGTGCTCGTCGCAGTCGCCGCGGTCGCCTTCTACGCGGGCCGCAGCACTGGCCAGGGTCACGAAGACGCCATGCCTTCCACGATGGCGCCCACGGGCTCTGAAGGACGCAAGGTTCTGTACTGGCACGACCCGATGGTGCCCGGGCCCCGCTTCGACAAGCCCGGCAAGTCGCCGTTCATGGACATGCAACTCGTGCCGATGTACGCGGACAGCGCGGCGGGCGCATCGGGCGGCGGCGTGAGCATCAGCCCGTCGGTGCAACAGAACCTCGGCATCCGGCTCGCGAAAGTACGACGCGCTGACGTCTCCTCGTCGTTCGACGCCATCGGCGCAGTGCAGTTCGACGAGCGCCTGAGCGTGTCGGTGCAGAGCCGTGTCGCCGGCTTCGTGGAGCGACTGTGGGTGCGTGCGCCGATGGAGCGCGTGCGCAAGGGGCAACCTCTCGCGACCCTCTTCGCGCCTGAATGGCTGGGGCCGCAAAACGAGTTGCTCGCGCTCCAGCGCACCGGCGTTTCACCGGACCTCATCGCAGCAGCCCGGGAGCGGATGCAGGCAATGTCCATTCCCGCGGACCTGATCCGCCAGAGCGAGAAAGCCGGAACCGCGCAAGCGCGCTACGTGCTGACCGCGCCAGCCAGCGGCGTGGTTGCCGAACTCGGCGTGCGCGAGGGCGTGGCCGTCACGCCGGGCCTGACGCTCTTCAGGATCGCCGGCCTCGAAAAGGTCTGGGCAGTGGCGGAAATCCCGGAGACGCAGGCCGGGCGTCTGAAGCCAGGACAGAAAGTGAAAGCCGTTCTGCAGGCCGATGCATCGCAGTCGTTCGAAGGCGAGCTGAAGGAGATCCTGCCCGAGGTCAGCACCGCCACACGCACCCTGAAGGCCCGCTTTGAAGTCGACAACGCCAAGGGCCAGTTGACACCCGGCATGCTGCTGCGTCTGCAGGTCGCAGGCGGCAGCAGCACGCGAATTGTCGTGGCGTCTGAGGCTGTCATTCGCACAGGCAAGCGCGCCGTCGTCATCGTGCGCAAGGACACGGGTGCGTTCGAGCCGAGGGACGTGTCGCTGGGCATGGATCTGGGCGACGACATCGAGGTGCTTCAAGGACTGTCCGACGGCGAGCAGGTCGTCGCCAGTGGTCAGTTCCTGATCGATTCGGAAGCGCGCTTGCGCTCGGTGCTGGGCAGCATGGCGTCACCGGCTTCAGCCACTGCGGCTGCGCCAACTGCCAGTGCTTCGACGTCTTCGGCAGCTTCACCGGCGACGGTTGCCGCAACCCATCGCGGGGAAGGCAAGGTCGAGAGCGTGGACTCGGACGGCATCACCATTTCGCACGGACCGGTTGCCACGCTCAAGTGGCCGGCGATGACGATGGGCTTTGCCAAGCCGACGCCGACCGCCTTTCCGGACATCCAACCCGGCGACCGGATTCGCTTCGAGTTCAAGGAGGGCGGGCCGACGGGCTACGAGCTTGAGTCGGTGGAGCGCCTGCAGCCGGCATCCAAGCCATGA
- a CDS encoding TolC family protein, with translation MPLPFLRAALLLAASLPFMAAAAPLSLDTALQLAVERSEAARASRAGVLSATEAARTASQLTDPVLRVGVDNLPFTGPDRFSTTRDSMTMKRIGISQEWLSADKRAVREAAANAATARETTMAGASIAATRLQTALAYADAFYAGQMLTLTTLMEHHAHEELEASRARLSSAAGSSQEVLSLTGAKGSSEDESADARQQQNAARLALQRWVGVMPEALAPIPAEPPLSEEAYVARHPSVVAMQREIEVATQAAAVAGANRKPNWTWEVAYGQRTGYSDMVSFGVSIPLQVSPGERQDRETASKLALVDKAEAELAEARRAATAEYLTLRSDAGRLQQRIERYRVSVVIPAGQRTAAATAAYRSNQAPLATLFEARHAEVEVQRKLLTLQRELARSQLQLAFRPLTDEVAP, from the coding sequence ATGCCCCTTCCTTTTCTGCGCGCCGCCTTGCTGCTTGCCGCATCGCTTCCTTTCATGGCGGCAGCGGCGCCGCTGTCTCTCGACACGGCCTTGCAGTTGGCCGTCGAACGCTCGGAGGCCGCACGTGCGTCCCGTGCCGGCGTCCTCAGTGCCACCGAAGCGGCGCGAACGGCGAGCCAGCTGACCGACCCGGTGCTTCGGGTCGGCGTCGACAACCTCCCCTTCACAGGCCCGGACCGCTTCAGCACCACACGCGATTCCATGACGATGAAGCGCATCGGCATCAGCCAGGAATGGCTTTCGGCCGACAAGCGTGCCGTGCGTGAGGCTGCAGCCAATGCGGCTACCGCGCGCGAGACGACGATGGCAGGCGCCTCGATCGCCGCGACACGGCTCCAGACGGCGCTGGCTTATGCGGATGCTTTCTATGCAGGTCAGATGCTGACCCTCACCACGCTGATGGAACATCACGCCCATGAGGAACTCGAGGCGTCGCGTGCGCGGCTGTCGTCTGCCGCCGGCAGCAGCCAGGAAGTGCTTTCGCTGACCGGCGCAAAGGGAAGCTCCGAGGACGAGTCCGCCGATGCGAGGCAGCAGCAGAACGCCGCACGGCTCGCACTGCAACGCTGGGTCGGCGTGATGCCGGAGGCGCTGGCGCCGATACCCGCCGAGCCGCCACTCAGCGAAGAGGCCTACGTGGCCCGACATCCTTCGGTCGTCGCGATGCAGCGTGAGATCGAGGTTGCGACGCAAGCGGCTGCGGTGGCCGGCGCCAACCGCAAACCGAACTGGACATGGGAAGTCGCCTACGGCCAGCGTACGGGGTACTCGGACATGGTGTCGTTCGGCGTGAGCATCCCGCTCCAGGTATCTCCCGGCGAACGCCAGGACCGGGAGACGGCGTCCAAGCTCGCGTTGGTGGACAAAGCGGAAGCCGAACTGGCCGAGGCCAGGCGCGCTGCAACGGCCGAATACCTGACCCTGCGCAGTGACGCCGGGCGCCTGCAGCAACGCATCGAGCGCTACCGCGTGAGCGTCGTGATTCCGGCCGGGCAACGAACGGCGGCTGCGACCGCGGCCTATCGCTCCAACCAGGCCCCGCTCGCAACGCTCTTCGAGGCACGCCATGCGGAAGTCGAAGTGCAGCGCAAGCTGCTCACGCTGCAGCGAGAGCTCGCGCGGTCGCAGCTTCAATTGGCCTTCCGTCCGCTGACCGACGAGGTGGCTCCATGA
- a CDS encoding copper-transporting P-type ATPase, whose product MNDPVLEHIGEANFGEAASKATTPVQEPTVVGADTIYTCPMHPEIRQGHPGNCPKCGMTLEPETPTLDEGENPELVDFTRRFTWTLPLTIVVTVLAMAGHRLQWFEMATQSWIEFALSMPIVLWAGWPFFVRAVQSVVNRSPNMWTLIGLGTSAAFIYSVVATVAPGVFPAAFVSMGRVAVYFEAAAVIISLTLLGQILELKARSQTSAAIKSLLGLAPKTARRIDAAGAEEDIPLAHVHVGDTLRVRPGEKVPVDGIVIEGSSAVDESMLTGEPLPVTKRPGDKLIGATLNTNGAIVMRSERVGSQTVLASIVQMVLQAQRSRAPMQRMADRVARYFVVTVISIALLTFVVWGLVGPEPSWVYGLINAVAVLIIACPCALGLATPMSIMVATGKAATQGVLFRDAAAIENFRKVDTLIVDKTGTLTEGKPTFERAVAAPGFTEEDVLRLAASLDQGSEHPLADAIVRAAKAQKLDLEKADSFESASGIGVSGSVGGKKLALGNTALMTQLGVAVDGLSAQAESLRVEGASVMFLAVDGKAAGLLAVSDPIKATTVEALAALKASGLRVIMATGDGLTTAKAVAARLGIDEVHGEVKPADKLALVDRLQREGRIVAMAGDGINDAPALAKADVGVAMGTGTDVAMNSAQVTLVKGDLRGIAQARVISDETIANMKQNLGFAFVYNALGVPLAAGVLFPFTGWLLSPMIAALAMSLSSASVIFNALRLRRAAPSAARAS is encoded by the coding sequence ATGAACGATCCAGTACTTGAGCACATCGGCGAAGCCAACTTCGGTGAAGCGGCGAGCAAGGCCACGACGCCTGTTCAAGAGCCGACGGTTGTCGGCGCAGACACGATCTACACCTGCCCCATGCATCCGGAGATTCGCCAGGGCCACCCGGGCAACTGCCCCAAGTGCGGCATGACGCTGGAGCCCGAAACCCCGACGCTGGACGAGGGCGAGAACCCGGAGCTGGTCGACTTCACCCGTCGATTCACCTGGACGCTGCCGCTGACCATCGTCGTGACGGTGCTGGCCATGGCTGGCCACCGCCTGCAGTGGTTCGAGATGGCCACGCAAAGCTGGATCGAATTCGCACTCAGCATGCCGATCGTGCTGTGGGCCGGCTGGCCGTTCTTCGTGCGCGCGGTGCAGTCCGTCGTCAACCGCAGTCCCAACATGTGGACCCTCATCGGCCTCGGCACTTCGGCGGCCTTCATCTACAGCGTCGTGGCCACCGTGGCGCCGGGCGTGTTTCCGGCGGCCTTCGTGTCGATGGGCCGCGTCGCGGTCTACTTCGAAGCGGCTGCCGTCATCATTTCCCTGACCCTGCTCGGCCAGATACTCGAACTCAAGGCGCGCTCGCAGACCTCGGCGGCCATCAAGTCCCTGCTCGGCCTCGCGCCCAAGACCGCGCGCCGCATCGATGCCGCGGGGGCTGAAGAAGACATCCCGCTGGCTCACGTCCACGTCGGCGACACGCTGCGCGTGCGGCCCGGCGAGAAGGTACCGGTCGACGGCATCGTGATCGAAGGGTCGAGCGCGGTAGACGAATCGATGCTGACAGGAGAACCGCTGCCGGTGACAAAGCGGCCCGGCGACAAGCTGATCGGCGCAACGCTCAACACCAACGGCGCGATCGTGATGCGCTCCGAGCGCGTCGGGTCGCAGACCGTGCTGGCCAGCATCGTGCAGATGGTGCTGCAGGCACAACGCTCCAGGGCGCCGATGCAGCGGATGGCGGATCGGGTCGCCCGATATTTCGTCGTCACGGTCATCAGCATCGCGCTGCTGACCTTCGTCGTCTGGGGCCTGGTCGGACCCGAGCCGAGCTGGGTCTATGGCCTGATCAACGCGGTCGCTGTGCTCATCATCGCCTGCCCCTGCGCGCTGGGGTTGGCCACGCCGATGTCCATCATGGTGGCGACCGGCAAGGCCGCGACGCAGGGCGTGTTGTTCCGCGATGCCGCGGCGATAGAGAACTTCCGCAAGGTCGACACGCTGATCGTCGACAAGACCGGCACGCTGACCGAAGGCAAGCCGACGTTCGAGCGAGCGGTCGCGGCACCCGGCTTCACCGAAGAAGACGTGTTGCGACTCGCTGCGAGTCTCGACCAGGGCAGCGAACACCCGCTGGCCGACGCCATCGTGCGTGCGGCGAAGGCGCAAAAGCTGGACCTGGAGAAGGCAGACAGCTTCGAATCGGCGAGCGGCATCGGCGTGAGCGGCAGCGTCGGCGGGAAGAAGCTGGCACTCGGCAACACGGCGTTGATGACGCAGTTGGGCGTGGCAGTCGATGGTTTGTCAGCGCAGGCCGAATCGTTGCGCGTCGAAGGCGCCAGCGTGATGTTCCTCGCGGTGGACGGCAAGGCCGCAGGCTTGCTGGCCGTTTCCGACCCGATCAAGGCCACGACCGTCGAAGCACTGGCGGCACTCAAGGCGTCGGGCCTGCGCGTGATCATGGCGACCGGCGACGGATTGACCACCGCCAAAGCGGTTGCGGCCCGGCTGGGCATCGACGAAGTCCATGGTGAGGTCAAACCCGCCGACAAGCTGGCGCTGGTCGACAGACTGCAGCGCGAAGGCCGCATCGTCGCGATGGCCGGCGACGGCATCAACGACGCACCGGCACTGGCCAAGGCCGACGTCGGCGTTGCCATGGGAACCGGGACCGATGTGGCGATGAACAGTGCGCAAGTGACGCTGGTGAAGGGCGACTTGCGTGGCATCGCGCAAGCGCGCGTCATCTCCGACGAAACCATTGCCAACATGAAGCAGAACCTGGGCTTCGCGTTCGTCTACAACGCGCTCGGCGTGCCGCTGGCAGCGGGTGTTCTGTTTCCGTTCACTGGATGGCTGTTGTCTCCGATGATCGCGGCGCTGGCGATGAGCCTGAGTTCGGCCTCGGTCATCTTCAATGCGCTGCGGCTGAGGCGGGCGGCGCCTTCTGCAGCAAGGGCGTCCTGA
- a CDS encoding DUF305 domain-containing protein codes for MKNSHHKLTASLCFSAALALTSVGVAQAQPAPAAAPMSKDHMQHAGAGSADMKQSMMSGMDGMQKMQMSGDTDKDFATMMKMHHQQAVEMAQMELAHGKSPEMKAMSKKIIAAQKKEIAEFDRWLAKQK; via the coding sequence ATGAAAAATTCCCACCACAAACTCACTGCGTCGCTTTGTTTCTCTGCGGCGCTCGCGCTGACTTCAGTCGGTGTTGCGCAGGCCCAGCCAGCACCTGCTGCAGCGCCGATGTCGAAGGACCACATGCAGCACGCAGGTGCCGGCTCGGCCGACATGAAGCAATCCATGATGTCCGGCATGGACGGGATGCAGAAGATGCAGATGTCGGGCGACACCGACAAGGACTTCGCCACGATGATGAAGATGCACCATCAGCAGGCTGTCGAGATGGCGCAGATGGAACTGGCGCACGGCAAGTCGCCTGAAATGAAGGCCATGTCTAAAAAGATCATCGCCGCGCAGAAAAAGGAAATCGCCGAGTTCGACCGCTGGCTGGCGAAGCAAAAGTAA
- a CDS encoding copper-binding protein: MKNIRLALVASAAAMLFSGMAAAQSAPSSQTTVQGTSVAAATSELSEGEIRKVDKDGKKLTIKHGPLKNLDMPGMTMVFSVKDEAVLDQVQSGEKVRFLAEKIDGKITVTKIEAAR; encoded by the coding sequence ATGAAAAACATTCGTCTCGCACTCGTCGCTTCTGCGGCCGCGATGCTTTTTTCCGGCATGGCTGCTGCCCAATCGGCCCCGTCCTCTCAAACCACAGTGCAAGGAACGTCCGTTGCCGCTGCAACGTCCGAACTGTCCGAGGGCGAAATCCGCAAGGTCGACAAGGATGGCAAGAAGCTGACCATCAAGCACGGTCCACTCAAGAACCTCGACATGCCGGGCATGACGATGGTTTTCAGCGTCAAGGACGAAGCCGTGCTGGACCAGGTGCAGTCCGGCGAGAAGGTCCGCTTCCTCGCGGAAAAAATCGACGGAAAGATCACCGTCACCAAGATCGAAGCGGCTCGCTGA
- a CDS encoding plastocyanin/azurin family copper-binding protein produces MKHTFRDTAFAATLALAAAGASASGNHTGGHSHDADDAIGKPGVATKSTRTINVDMADNMRFTPADISVKQGETVRFVIRNSGQIKHELVLGTEKELREHSEVMKKNPEMEHADANMITLAPGKSGEIVWQFTKAGEVDFACLQPGHYDAGMKGAVTVSNATGKTVSK; encoded by the coding sequence ATGAAACACACCTTCCGCGACACCGCTTTCGCAGCAACGCTCGCTCTGGCCGCAGCCGGCGCTTCAGCTTCGGGTAACCACACCGGAGGTCACAGTCACGATGCCGACGACGCGATCGGTAAGCCCGGGGTGGCTACCAAGTCGACACGCACGATCAACGTCGACATGGCCGACAACATGCGCTTCACACCGGCCGACATCAGCGTCAAGCAAGGGGAGACCGTGCGCTTTGTCATCAGGAATTCCGGCCAGATCAAGCACGAGCTCGTGCTCGGCACGGAGAAGGAGCTCAGGGAGCATTCCGAGGTGATGAAGAAGAACCCCGAGATGGAACACGCTGACGCGAACATGATCACGTTGGCACCCGGCAAGAGCGGCGAAATAGTCTGGCAGTTCACCAAGGCCGGAGAGGTCGACTTCGCTTGCCTGCAGCCGGGTCACTACGACGCTGGCATGAAGGGCGCCGTAACCGTCTCCAACGCCACCGGCAAAACTGTCAGCAAGTAA
- a CDS encoding multicopper oxidase family protein, with protein sequence MTNRRNFLSGASAITGALAAAGVSKVAMAALPEPVFQTTPDTMAPLMPTTGRPYNPVVTLNGWTLPWRMNNGVKEFHLVAEPVMREMAPGFKANLWGYNGQSPGPTIEVVEGDRVRIFVTNKLPEHTSVHWHGQRLPNGMDGVAGLTQPPIRPGKTFVYEFVARRPGTFMYHPHADEMTQMAMGMMGFWVTHPKAEHPLIEKVDRDFVFLLNAYDVEPGSATPKIMTMLDFNLWSWNSRIFPGIDSLNVRLNDKVRIRVGNLTMTNHPMHLHGHEFEVTGTDGGPTPKSARWPEVTTDVAVGQMRQFEFLANEEGDWAFHCHKSHHTMNAMGHEVPTMIGLDHKDVAKQISNLIPDYMVMGERGMADMAEMEMPIPDNTARMMTGEGPFGSVEMGGMFSVVKVRKNQKAGDYANPGWFKHPKGTVAYELDGPPPETPRQRGAGAAAMPAQNMPAKNIEVQIRKPAGGHSGH encoded by the coding sequence ATGACAAACAGACGCAATTTCTTGAGCGGTGCGAGTGCCATCACGGGCGCCCTTGCAGCGGCAGGCGTGAGCAAGGTGGCGATGGCCGCTCTTCCCGAGCCCGTGTTCCAAACCACACCCGACACCATGGCACCGCTGATGCCAACGACCGGACGCCCCTACAACCCCGTGGTCACGCTCAACGGCTGGACATTGCCCTGGCGCATGAACAACGGCGTCAAGGAGTTCCACCTCGTGGCCGAGCCTGTGATGCGCGAGATGGCCCCCGGATTCAAGGCCAATCTCTGGGGCTATAACGGCCAGTCGCCTGGACCGACCATCGAAGTGGTGGAAGGCGACCGGGTGCGGATCTTCGTGACCAACAAGCTGCCCGAGCACACCAGCGTGCACTGGCATGGGCAACGCTTGCCCAACGGCATGGACGGTGTCGCGGGGTTGACCCAACCGCCGATCCGCCCGGGCAAGACCTTCGTCTACGAATTCGTGGCGCGCCGCCCCGGCACCTTCATGTACCACCCGCATGCGGACGAAATGACGCAGATGGCGATGGGAATGATGGGCTTCTGGGTGACGCACCCCAAGGCCGAGCATCCGCTGATCGAGAAGGTCGACCGCGACTTCGTGTTCCTGCTCAACGCGTACGACGTCGAGCCGGGCAGCGCGACGCCAAAGATCATGACGATGCTGGACTTCAATCTGTGGTCCTGGAACAGCCGGATCTTCCCGGGCATCGATTCGCTCAACGTCCGGCTCAACGACAAGGTGCGCATCCGCGTCGGCAATCTGACGATGACGAACCACCCGATGCACCTGCATGGCCATGAGTTCGAAGTCACCGGAACCGATGGCGGCCCGACACCGAAGAGTGCGCGCTGGCCCGAGGTGACGACGGACGTGGCCGTCGGCCAGATGCGCCAGTTCGAGTTCCTCGCCAACGAAGAAGGCGACTGGGCCTTTCACTGCCACAAGAGCCATCACACGATGAACGCGATGGGCCACGAGGTGCCCACGATGATCGGACTGGACCACAAGGACGTTGCCAAACAGATCTCGAACCTGATCCCCGACTACATGGTCATGGGCGAGCGCGGCATGGCCGACATGGCAGAGATGGAGATGCCGATCCCGGACAACACCGCGCGAATGATGACCGGCGAAGGCCCGTTCGGCTCGGTCGAGATGGGCGGCATGTTCAGCGTGGTCAAGGTGCGCAAAAACCAGAAGGCTGGCGACTACGCCAACCCCGGCTGGTTCAAACATCCCAAGGGCACCGTCGCCTACGAACTGGATGGGCCACCGCCGGAGACGCCGCGCCAGCGCGGCGCCGGCGCGGCCGCGATGCCGGCGCAAAACATGCCTGCCAAGAACATCGAAGTCCAGATCCGGAAGCCCGCTGGCGGCCATTCTGGCCACTGA
- a CDS encoding TolC family protein, translated as MKRALRLTAIALAAAFLAGCASVGIDDALNDTNANTHQFTGGKLELSRTQEQRDRRAALSQELLAKPLSQSDAVQLALANSPSVQALIAQSWGDIAAANQTSRLPNPIFTFERMRLNSELELGRLLSFGLVDLILLPQRLSISKGQANQAKVQLTGAVVDQVTQVRQAWVRAVAAQQSLQYAEQVNKAAQASAELARRMQLIGNFSKLQRARQQVLYADATTQLALAQHATTAAREELVRILGLTDEQAAKLTLPERLPDLPKTPREAKEVAATATEQRLDVQLARAQLDVAGRSQGLNLLSTFIDVEVGGRRDTVFDNAQGTKSTRRGFEIDIRLPLFDWGSAQRDALNAQSLAAANRYDATVRGASSQLREGYSAYRTAYDIARHYRDEVVPLRQAMADENVLRYNGMLIGVFELLAEARDQISSVTNAINAQQQFWLADAALAASVIGKPTSMGASMASASGEGASAGGAAH; from the coding sequence ATGAAGCGCGCCTTGCGTTTGACGGCCATCGCCCTCGCGGCCGCTTTCCTGGCCGGCTGCGCCTCGGTCGGTATCGACGACGCCCTGAACGACACGAACGCCAACACGCACCAATTCACCGGCGGCAAGCTCGAGCTCAGCCGGACCCAGGAGCAGCGGGATCGCCGCGCGGCGTTGTCTCAGGAATTGCTCGCCAAGCCGCTGTCGCAAAGCGACGCGGTGCAGCTCGCACTGGCCAACAGTCCGTCGGTCCAGGCCCTGATTGCCCAGAGCTGGGGCGACATTGCTGCGGCCAACCAGACCAGCCGGCTGCCCAACCCGATTTTCACGTTCGAGCGCATGCGCCTGAACAGCGAACTCGAGCTCGGACGGCTGTTGTCCTTCGGCCTGGTGGACCTCATCCTGCTGCCGCAGCGTCTGTCGATTTCGAAGGGTCAGGCCAACCAGGCCAAGGTGCAGTTGACCGGGGCCGTTGTCGACCAGGTCACACAGGTCAGGCAGGCCTGGGTCCGCGCGGTGGCTGCCCAGCAGTCGCTGCAGTACGCCGAGCAGGTCAACAAGGCGGCCCAGGCCAGCGCCGAACTCGCGCGCCGGATGCAGCTCATTGGGAACTTCAGCAAGCTCCAGCGTGCACGCCAACAAGTGTTATACGCAGACGCGACGACCCAACTCGCCCTGGCGCAGCACGCCACCACCGCTGCGCGCGAGGAGCTGGTTCGCATCCTGGGTTTGACCGACGAGCAAGCCGCCAAGTTGACCTTGCCCGAACGTCTTCCCGATCTGCCCAAGACGCCGCGCGAGGCGAAGGAAGTCGCGGCCACCGCCACCGAGCAACGCCTCGATGTCCAGCTTGCCCGCGCCCAGCTGGACGTGGCGGGACGATCGCAAGGCCTCAACCTGCTGTCGACCTTCATCGACGTGGAAGTGGGTGGCCGCCGAGACACGGTCTTCGACAACGCGCAAGGCACCAAGAGCACGCGGCGCGGCTTCGAGATCGACATCCGGCTGCCGCTCTTCGACTGGGGTTCAGCTCAACGCGACGCATTGAACGCGCAGTCGCTGGCTGCGGCCAACCGCTACGACGCCACTGTGCGCGGCGCCTCTTCGCAATTGCGCGAGGGGTACTCGGCCTACCGCACGGCTTACGACATCGCGCGGCACTACCGAGACGAAGTCGTGCCGTTGCGTCAGGCGATGGCGGATGAAAACGTGCTTCGCTACAACGGCATGCTGATCGGCGTCTTCGAGCTGCTTGCCGAAGCACGCGACCAGATCTCCAGCGTGACCAACGCGATCAACGCCCAGCAGCAGTTCTGGTTGGCCGATGCCGCGCTCGCGGCTTCGGTGATCGGCAAGCCGACCTCCATGGGCGCCTCGATGGCCAGTGCGAGTGGCGAAGGCGCATCCGCTGGCGGCGCTGCTCATTGA
- the senB gene encoding selenoneine biosynthesis selenosugar synthase SenB, with product MTPALASSNNGNWQTALRWSKMLREHYRIALVDHWDGTPADVMVALHARRSAASIERWCGTQPHQPLAVVLTGTDLYRDIQFDASAQRSLALADRLVVLHERAVDDLPVLYRDKATACFQSTRSLAPLRKPHRHLRALMVGHLRAEKAPQTYFGAARRLLDRPDILLDHIGAALDPAWSIEAKSAQRACPAYRWLGPLPHADARRRIQAAHVLVHPSVIEGGAHVVMEAVCSGTPVLASRIAGNIGMLGEDYGGYFELGDSAALAALLQRCRDEPAMLDRLAAQCALRAPLFEPALEQATLLALLHAMIGSKTSGKNTGPYR from the coding sequence GTGACACCCGCGCTGGCCAGTTCCAACAACGGCAACTGGCAAACAGCTTTGCGATGGTCAAAGATGTTGCGCGAACATTATCGAATTGCGCTGGTCGATCACTGGGACGGCACGCCGGCCGACGTCATGGTTGCGCTGCATGCGCGACGTTCGGCGGCGTCGATCGAGCGCTGGTGCGGCACCCAACCGCACCAGCCTCTGGCAGTGGTTCTGACGGGCACGGACCTGTACCGGGACATCCAGTTCGATGCGAGCGCACAGCGCTCACTGGCGCTGGCCGACCGGCTGGTGGTGCTGCACGAACGCGCAGTCGACGACCTGCCGGTGCTGTACCGCGACAAAGCCACTGCCTGCTTCCAGTCGACCCGCTCACTGGCACCGCTTCGCAAGCCGCATCGGCATTTGCGTGCGCTGATGGTGGGTCACTTGCGCGCGGAGAAGGCGCCACAGACGTACTTCGGCGCAGCTCGTCGACTCCTTGATCGTCCGGACATCCTGCTGGACCACATCGGCGCCGCGCTGGACCCGGCGTGGAGTATCGAAGCGAAATCGGCGCAGCGAGCATGTCCAGCCTACCGTTGGCTTGGACCCCTGCCGCATGCCGACGCACGCCGCCGCATCCAGGCAGCCCACGTACTGGTGCATCCGAGCGTGATCGAAGGCGGCGCCCACGTGGTGATGGAGGCGGTGTGCAGCGGAACGCCGGTGCTCGCCAGCCGGATCGCGGGAAACATCGGAATGTTGGGGGAGGATTACGGTGGCTATTTCGAACTGGGCGACTCCGCGGCCCTTGCCGCATTGCTGCAACGCTGTCGCGACGAGCCGGCAATGCTCGATCGTCTTGCTGCGCAGTGCGCGTTGCGCGCCCCTCTGTTTGAACCCGCCCTTGAGCAAGCGACCTTGCTCGCCTTGCTACACGCAATGATAGGCAGCAAGACGTCCGGCAAGAATACGGGGCCATATCGATAG